A region of Desulfovibrio sp. DNA encodes the following proteins:
- a CDS encoding methyltransferase domain-containing protein, with protein sequence MPEQSSPPFGKVLFGDLRRTTPISRVFGLDRGTPIDLHYIARFLESHTEDVRGRVLEIAEDSYSRRFGGEHVSRCDVLHVGQDAPPGAIIADITSVESGLESDAYDCIILTQTLLVIYDLAAALTTLKRILRPGGVILASVPGISQISRYDYDRWGDFWRFTDLGVRRLFEDFFSPTNVSVQTFGNVLTSVSFLHGIVTEELTEEELAHIDPDYQLLIAIRAVKNLV encoded by the coding sequence TTGCCTGAGCAGTCGTCACCTCCTTTCGGGAAAGTACTCTTCGGAGATCTACGAAGGACCACTCCCATAAGCCGAGTCTTCGGCCTTGACCGAGGAACTCCTATTGATCTGCACTATATTGCGCGATTCCTGGAATCCCATACTGAAGATGTTCGAGGCCGCGTGTTGGAGATCGCTGAGGATAGTTACTCTCGACGCTTTGGAGGGGAGCATGTTTCCCGTTGTGATGTGCTCCACGTAGGCCAGGACGCCCCGCCCGGAGCAATCATCGCGGACATAACCTCTGTCGAGAGCGGCCTTGAAAGTGATGCCTACGACTGCATAATCCTGACACAAACTCTCCTGGTTATCTACGACCTTGCCGCGGCCTTGACCACGCTCAAACGCATTCTGCGCCCGGGGGGGGTAATTCTGGCCTCCGTCCCTGGCATAAGCCAGATAAGTCGCTATGATTACGACCGTTGGGGGGACTTTTGGCGATTTACCGACCTCGGGGTACGCCGGCTCTTCGAAGACTTTTTCAGCCCAACGAACGTTTCCGTCCAGACATTTGGTAACGTACTCACCTCGGTCTCATTTCTGCATGGAATTGTAACAGAAGAGCTGACTGAAGAAGAACTCGCCCACATCGATCCAGATTACCAACTCCTTATCGCCATCCGAGCCGTGAAGAACCTAGTCTAG
- a CDS encoding SPASM domain-containing protein produces MDLGLLERVLGELRPYAQDIHSDGRAIINFMHYGEPSLHPEYGRTVALAQNMGLNVITSSTASEPSEEILRAAVDNRQAVIWLIFDGMDDNVFQAIRGPRASFTLGLERLRWLIDYKKSTSSLWPTIKVFMIKNPLNRHQWKDFLSFFGAMEGVEAALGEYSTFSGRVPAILDQAQRLAEGGESEAREANRVAALNAHVCHYPWHSVSVLWDGRVVPCCRDVNADFVLGDLRHQSLVEIWNGPRMTSLRQSFLSGNRGNPLCYLCREGSLEIGIPPRPGPAAIATCQALWPNLDLGSFPKESSIA; encoded by the coding sequence ATGGACCTCGGCCTTTTAGAACGAGTCCTGGGTGAATTACGACCATACGCCCAGGACATACACTCAGATGGGCGAGCAATAATCAATTTCATGCATTACGGTGAACCTTCCCTGCATCCGGAATACGGGCGCACGGTGGCTTTGGCTCAAAACATGGGACTTAACGTCATCACATCGTCTACTGCTTCCGAACCGTCGGAAGAAATACTCAGAGCTGCTGTTGACAACCGTCAAGCAGTCATTTGGCTCATCTTTGACGGAATGGACGACAATGTTTTCCAGGCCATCCGAGGCCCGCGAGCAAGCTTCACCTTGGGACTCGAACGCCTCCGCTGGCTCATTGATTATAAAAAATCTACATCAAGTCTTTGGCCTACGATTAAAGTCTTTATGATCAAGAACCCCTTGAATCGTCATCAGTGGAAAGATTTTCTTTCTTTTTTTGGTGCGATGGAAGGCGTAGAAGCAGCTCTCGGCGAGTATTCAACTTTTTCCGGACGGGTACCTGCCATCCTGGACCAGGCACAACGTCTGGCTGAAGGTGGCGAGAGTGAAGCACGAGAAGCTAATCGCGTCGCAGCTCTTAATGCGCACGTATGTCACTACCCGTGGCATAGTGTCTCAGTCCTCTGGGACGGACGCGTCGTACCCTGCTGCCGCGACGTCAATGCAGATTTCGTCCTTGGGGATTTACGTCACCAAAGTCTCGTGGAAATATGGAACGGTCCGCGGATGACAAGCTTGAGACAAAGCTTTCTCTCCGGTAACAGGGGGAATCCACTGTGCTATTTATGTAGAGAGGGCAGCCTTGAAATAGGAATTCCGCCTCGGCCTGGGCCAGCCGCCATCGCGACCTGTCAAGCCCTCTGGCCCAACCTTGACCTGGGTTCTTTTCCCAAGGAGTCCTCAATTGCCTGA
- a CDS encoding SIS domain-containing protein, whose amino-acid sequence MCPVEETALLVGVFSGWLDFGGPTSGICIDKTNACKPFFKRNATSISFQSPYFEKLSDDIRATAVTGPGLIPMTMHSGYYRLVKLLMEARERGHAVFLAGSGASRSIAAHMFDDLTNTLGIRAINLCDQTDSAEEHHLEHCLERMGGTGDVFIAICSQGETERLLTTTRLAGDLGMDVVTFTGVSSENRLRGIGNLSFFVCSRANMLVEAAHVCLTRHAIDAALTWQHEILE is encoded by the coding sequence ATGTGTCCGGTCGAGGAAACGGCCTTGCTAGTCGGAGTGTTTTCTGGATGGCTCGACTTCGGAGGCCCGACTTCCGGGATATGCATAGACAAGACTAATGCATGTAAGCCATTTTTTAAGCGAAACGCTACGAGTATTTCTTTTCAATCTCCTTACTTTGAGAAACTCTCCGATGATATCCGTGCCACAGCGGTGACAGGTCCGGGCTTGATCCCTATGACCATGCACTCCGGCTACTATCGCCTAGTCAAACTCCTGATGGAAGCACGAGAAAGAGGACACGCTGTTTTTTTAGCAGGCTCCGGTGCCAGTAGGTCCATTGCTGCACACATGTTTGATGACCTGACCAACACCCTTGGGATAAGGGCGATCAACCTTTGCGACCAAACCGACAGCGCCGAGGAACATCATCTCGAACATTGCTTGGAGCGGATGGGTGGTACTGGTGATGTCTTCATCGCAATATGCAGTCAAGGGGAGACCGAGCGACTCTTGACCACCACTCGTTTAGCGGGCGACTTGGGAATGGACGTGGTAACTTTTACTGGTGTTAGTTCTGAAAATCGCCTCCGGGGAATTGGAAACCTGAGCTTCTTCGTATGCTCCCGCGCAAATATGCTTGTGGAGGCAGCCCATGTTTGCCTGACACGCCACGCCATTGATGCGGCTCTTACATGGCAACATGAAATTCTTGAGTAA
- a CDS encoding NTP transferase domain-containing protein, with protein MRSVTAVILAGGLGSRLRDAVPGKPKVMAEVAGRPFLDFVLDLVESSGVAKVVMSTGYMGDAIRAHYGDAYGKIKLIYSHEDYPLGTGGGLLLAVPEIRNGLIMVLNGDSFVDADLWAFVSWFQKKNAQAGIIAAKVPGTSRFGRLVLTHDGEVQTFLEKKTMWKRVSCVRSRKRPC; from the coding sequence ATGCGCAGTGTAACCGCAGTCATTCTTGCAGGTGGCCTGGGTTCCAGACTGCGGGATGCCGTCCCTGGAAAGCCCAAGGTCATGGCTGAGGTTGCCGGACGCCCTTTTTTGGATTTTGTTCTCGATTTGGTCGAAAGTTCTGGTGTTGCCAAGGTTGTAATGTCCACCGGATACATGGGAGATGCAATCCGGGCACACTATGGGGATGCCTATGGAAAAATTAAGTTGATCTATTCCCACGAAGACTATCCTTTGGGCACAGGCGGTGGTCTTCTATTGGCGGTCCCAGAGATTCGCAACGGTCTCATCATGGTTCTTAATGGTGATTCATTCGTAGATGCCGATTTATGGGCGTTTGTTTCGTGGTTTCAAAAGAAAAATGCTCAAGCAGGCATTATAGCTGCAAAAGTACCAGGCACCTCCCGATTTGGAAGACTGGTCTTGACCCATGATGGTGAGGTTCAAACATTTCTTGAAAAAAAAACAATGTGGAAAAGAGTTTCATGTGTCCGGTCGAGGAAACGGCCTTGCTAG
- a CDS encoding radical SAM protein, which yields MSKVLLFKSAYDHFPIGLGHVMSALRKVGMDYDFVDRLFPDSCSWAGPLARGEYLAVAAGGMSADFCFFRDLAAEVKAINPETPFILGGPINFDTPAHIVFDRIAVDYGVLGEAEITFPELLDALSLRCDPKGIPGVISRSPGGSLQVNPMRPWLDLRTFDTFPVWDDVNARHYSGADSPEDRAVSMPVLSARGCVGRCTFCSPTNGAYRMRRMEYILEEMHRLVAAYEFDHFVFPNELFAPTGKLIRDFCNAYAVHGPGKTWVCNLRVDIDKRILTTMRDAGCVYVGVGVESGSDRVLKKIGKNTNIEKIKSFVSAARSAGINAGCSFMLANETENEEEMAATVDLLIEEDIVGRMFSMVLAYPGTCIYRNAVASGLIEDEAKYIERLNYSSILRTGKFFDPDYVNVSAVPDSAVWGAALRQVRRNATYLLKRWTIRDFNAESGKGSCPSCGRTVSPSFPPEVVLGQEYYCPACFGLMYVDVYKEGAGLRHANMLREMLADARRIAIWGVGHNSLGIQYFDVLGLDPGRIVCCIDDIGLRDWPWFFESPVCAPDEVEQFAPDFALIADSIHPPTAAKLLAEQGVPAERVFSIAPPGWLATYENTRKNGPLARSGHDLDAVVLALSASRSSRIYASMRDQALEGVCAQVAAIGGRIALAPAGPFGQEMAKRLQRHGAEVIGFVDNFRSVQTQVLDGLPLFPPRRIEELGADLVFLATPGRELQRALEGQLSSYLPGLATIALDTIMRPALRLLPFFDERV from the coding sequence ATGAGCAAGGTTCTACTGTTCAAATCAGCCTACGACCATTTTCCCATAGGACTTGGGCATGTCATGAGTGCTCTGCGCAAGGTGGGGATGGATTATGATTTCGTTGACAGGCTGTTTCCAGACTCGTGCTCTTGGGCTGGGCCGTTGGCCCGTGGCGAGTACCTGGCGGTGGCTGCTGGTGGCATGAGCGCGGATTTCTGTTTTTTTCGTGACTTAGCCGCAGAAGTCAAAGCGATTAACCCAGAGACGCCTTTTATCCTGGGTGGGCCGATCAATTTTGATACACCGGCGCATATTGTCTTTGACCGCATCGCTGTGGACTATGGCGTGCTGGGTGAGGCCGAGATTACGTTTCCTGAATTGCTTGATGCTTTGAGCTTGCGTTGTGATCCCAAAGGCATCCCAGGAGTTATCAGTCGCAGCCCAGGTGGTAGCCTCCAAGTCAACCCCATGCGTCCCTGGCTCGATCTACGAACGTTCGATACCTTTCCGGTATGGGACGACGTCAATGCGCGTCATTACAGCGGTGCGGACAGTCCAGAGGACAGAGCCGTTTCTATGCCTGTGCTTTCGGCGAGAGGTTGCGTAGGTCGCTGCACGTTTTGCTCGCCAACCAATGGGGCCTATCGCATGCGTCGGATGGAGTATATTCTTGAAGAAATGCATCGCCTCGTAGCGGCGTACGAGTTTGATCATTTTGTCTTTCCCAACGAACTCTTTGCACCCACTGGTAAGTTGATTCGAGACTTTTGTAACGCCTACGCTGTGCATGGTCCTGGAAAAACATGGGTGTGCAATCTGCGGGTTGACATAGATAAAAGAATTTTAACAACAATGAGGGATGCTGGGTGTGTTTATGTTGGTGTAGGTGTTGAAAGTGGAAGTGATCGTGTGCTTAAGAAGATTGGAAAAAATACTAATATAGAGAAAATAAAGAGTTTTGTTAGCGCTGCACGTTCCGCAGGAATAAATGCTGGGTGTTCATTTATGCTTGCTAATGAAACTGAAAATGAAGAAGAAATGGCTGCTACTGTCGACCTGCTTATCGAAGAAGATATTGTTGGAAGAATGTTTAGCATGGTTCTTGCTTACCCTGGGACATGCATATACCGTAATGCTGTTGCCTCTGGGTTGATAGAGGATGAAGCTAAATACATTGAACGGCTGAATTACAGTAGCATTTTGCGAACAGGAAAATTTTTTGATCCAGATTATGTCAATGTTAGTGCTGTGCCGGACAGCGCTGTATGGGGGGCTGCCTTGCGGCAGGTTAGGAGAAACGCAACATATCTGCTTAAAAGGTGGACAATAAGAGACTTCAATGCGGAAAGCGGGAAAGGGTCGTGCCCGTCGTGTGGGCGGACGGTCTCGCCTTCTTTCCCACCAGAAGTGGTTTTGGGTCAGGAATATTATTGCCCGGCATGTTTTGGTCTCATGTACGTTGATGTATATAAGGAAGGGGCGGGCCTCCGTCATGCCAATATGTTACGTGAAATGTTGGCAGACGCTCGCCGGATAGCCATCTGGGGTGTTGGGCATAACAGTCTGGGGATTCAATATTTCGATGTCTTGGGGCTTGATCCAGGTCGAATAGTCTGTTGCATCGACGATATCGGGTTGCGCGACTGGCCTTGGTTCTTCGAATCACCAGTCTGCGCACCGGATGAAGTTGAGCAATTCGCACCTGATTTTGCTCTGATTGCAGATAGTATCCATCCGCCAACCGCAGCAAAATTATTAGCTGAGCAGGGTGTTCCCGCTGAGCGTGTGTTCTCCATCGCTCCACCAGGATGGCTTGCTACATATGAAAATACACGCAAAAATGGGCCATTGGCCAGAAGTGGACATGACCTGGATGCTGTAGTGCTGGCGTTGTCTGCAAGTCGGTCGAGTCGAATCTACGCCAGTATGAGAGATCAAGCTCTCGAAGGTGTGTGTGCCCAGGTTGCAGCTATTGGGGGGCGTATCGCTCTGGCTCCGGCGGGTCCTTTTGGCCAGGAGATGGCAAAGAGGTTGCAACGTCATGGTGCAGAAGTTATTGGTTTCGTAGATAATTTTCGCAGCGTTCAAACTCAGGTCCTTGATGGATTGCCTCTTTTCCCTCCTCGGAGGATTGAAGAACTCGGCGCTGATTTAGTTTTCTTGGCGACACCTGGACGAGAGCTCCAGCGGGCCCTGGAAGGTCAATTGTCTTCCTATTTACCGGGGCTTGCAACGATCGCCCTGGATACGATTATGCGGCCTGCTCTTCGGCTTCTCCCTTTTTTCGATGAACGGGTATAG